Genomic DNA from Jejubacter calystegiae:
CGAACGACCAGAGGCAGTAAGCGCTGGCACTGTACGGCTGGTTGGCACCCATACCCGCACTATTGTGGATGAGGTTAATCAACTGCTGAAAGACGAAGAGGCTTATCTGACGATGAGTCGGGCGCATAACCCCTATGGTGATGGCGAGGCCTGCCAGCGTATTATCAGCGCGTTGAAAACCAGTCAGGTGAAATAATGAGTTTTGAAATTATCTCAGTGATTGGACTGGGATATATCGGGCTGCCCACAGCGGCAGCTTTTGCATCACGTCGTCAGCGCGTGATCGGCGTGGATATCAATACCCGGGCGGTGGAAACCATTAACCGTGGCGAGATCCACATTGTCGAACCAGAGCTGGGACGAGTGGTGAAAACCGCCGTAGAGAAGGGCTATCTGAGTGCCCGTAACACACCAGTCGAGGCCGATGCTTTTCTGATCGCGGTACCGACGCCGTTTATGGAGGGCCATAAGCCAGACATGGCATATGTCCGCTCGGCGGTGGAATCCATCGCGCCGGTACTGAAGAAGGGATCGCTGGTGATTCTGGAGTCCACCTCGCCGGTGGGCACCACGGAAACTATGGCGGAATGGCTGGCGGCACTGCGCCAGGATCTTACCTTCCCCCAGCAGGTGGGAGAGGCGGCGGATGTTAATATCGCCTACTGTCCGGAGCGGGTATTGCCTGGCCGGATTATGGAAGAGCTGATTAGCAACGACCGGGTAATTGGCGGTATGACGCCAGCCTGTTCGGCACGCGCCAGCGAACTCTATCGCATCTTTCTGGAAGGGGAGTGCGTGGTAACGAATGCCCGTACGGCGGAGATGTGCAAACTGACCGAGAACAGCTTTCGGGATGTGAATATCGCCTTCGCGAACGAGCTTTCGCTGATTTGCGCAGACCAGGGTATTGATGTCTGGGAACTTATCCGGCTGGCTAACCGCCATCCGCGGGTCAATATTTTGCAGCCCGGGCCGGGCGTTGGCGGGCACTGCATCGCGGTCGATCCCTGGTTTATCGTGGCCCAGAACCCGCAACAGGCGCGGCTGATTCGTACCGCCCGTGATGTCAACGACAGCAAACCCGAATGGGTGATTGGCCAGGTGAAGGCGGCCGTGGCGGACTGTCTGAATGCGAGCGGGCACTGTGCCGATGATGTCACCATCGCCTGCTTTGGGCTGGCGTTTAAGCCGGATATCGATGATCTGCGTGAAAGCCCGGCCATGGATATTGTCAGGAAGCTGGCCGGGTGGCACCGTGGCGACATGCTGGTAGTGGAACCTAATATCCATGAACTGCCGGAAAGCCTGGCGCGCTGTCAACTGACCCACCTTGATGAAGCACTCGCCCGTGCCGATGTGCTGGTTATGCTGGTGGATCACCAGTCGTTTAAGGCGCTGGATGCCGGACAGATCCACCAGCAGTGGGTGGTGGATACTAAAGGGGTCTGGCGGTGAGTCAGGGGCCGGCTTCGCTTCACGGCCGCGTTGAACGACTGTCGTGGGAGAGCGATTTTTTCGGTCTGTCCAGTGCGATTGTCCGCTTTTCCGATGGCGATCCCCGGCTGGACGTGGCGGAATTGCAGCGTTTTGAGCGCGTGCAGGCCAAAGTGCCTGCCGAACGCTGCGAATGGCTGGATGCCCTGCAACAGTTGGGGTTTCGGCTGGTGGAAGGGGAAATTGACCTGAGCCTGGCGCTTGTGGGTTGTTCTGCGAGTGCCGATCTCTGCGTGGCGGACGATGCCGATATTCCGATGCTTCGCGATATGGCCAGTCAGTGCTTTTCCCATAGCCGTTTTCGTACTCCCTGGTATGGACAGGCGGACAGCGGCCGCCTGTATGCGCAGTGGGTGGAAAACGCGGTAAAGGGCACCT
This window encodes:
- the wecC gene encoding UDP-N-acetyl-D-mannosamine dehydrogenase, producing the protein MSFEIISVIGLGYIGLPTAAAFASRRQRVIGVDINTRAVETINRGEIHIVEPELGRVVKTAVEKGYLSARNTPVEADAFLIAVPTPFMEGHKPDMAYVRSAVESIAPVLKKGSLVILESTSPVGTTETMAEWLAALRQDLTFPQQVGEAADVNIAYCPERVLPGRIMEELISNDRVIGGMTPACSARASELYRIFLEGECVVTNARTAEMCKLTENSFRDVNIAFANELSLICADQGIDVWELIRLANRHPRVNILQPGPGVGGHCIAVDPWFIVAQNPQQARLIRTARDVNDSKPEWVIGQVKAAVADCLNASGHCADDVTIACFGLAFKPDIDDLRESPAMDIVRKLAGWHRGDMLVVEPNIHELPESLARCQLTHLDEALARADVLVMLVDHQSFKALDAGQIHQQWVVDTKGVWR
- the rffC gene encoding dTDP-4-amino-4,6-dideoxy-D-galactose acyltransferase, yielding MAVSQGPASLHGRVERLSWESDFFGLSSAIVRFSDGDPRLDVAELQRFERVQAKVPAERCEWLDALQQLGFRLVEGEIDLSLALVGCSASADLCVADDADIPMLRDMASQCFSHSRFRTPWYGQADSGRLYAQWVENAVKGTFDHQCLVVREGERLHGFVTLRQLNDEEARMGLLAGPGCGAQLMQGAQAWCVARGISRLRIATQMANRAALRRYIKSGATIESTAYWLYR